From a single Rhizobium lusitanum genomic region:
- a CDS encoding DUF4139 domain-containing protein: protein MLKQVTAILLLSVAFPAISLAADNGAIRAITLSSGGLAEVSRSAAVDSDGVARLEVPLDQVDDMLKSLVVNGTEGSVAGFSLAGPQPLQETFKGLPFTPEALSSVPSLLISIQGARVSVTSGGKTVEGNILGIETRKAGENAPVHLLTVLDKDGAVETLALGEDASVRIEDADMRAKVAKAAAAIARGKNDSTRIIDIKVNGAKSSGDIGLTYVVPSPIWKTAYKVVTGENGKARLQAWTVLENASGEDWKGVKLTLTSAEPVTLKQGLHQLYWRERQEVPVDTASNNVPDPDSGDLSNRQRLASDVEERAAPAPAKAMMGGVSRKASASAYMADELEKPAAPMQMAAANPTTATESDISATFELPGTYDLANGNTLSVPIVDAELDADMVDMYRGGSAFPNPIAAVMLKNTAGVSMPAGILTLYDSKIGYVGDSQLSALPKGDTRLASFATDRKVSISEQQAPTEEIASLKVSDGVMQAVVKYRQTTTYTVSGALDGERTVIVEHPIRDGWSFSSGESFGKTATHQRLKAVVPAATEKTLTAVDEQLQSTSYALVDAEPDMLLGWSASTHDKVLTDKLANLADARKRQVAIQNELASLDSEIEKTINEQERIRHNIGAVPDNSDLKKRYLKALADSEDQIAAMNERRDSVQEESDRRGDHVTDIIRTF, encoded by the coding sequence ATGCTCAAGCAAGTCACGGCGATCCTGCTCCTCAGCGTAGCATTTCCAGCGATTTCGCTGGCGGCTGACAATGGGGCCATTCGCGCCATTACCTTGTCCTCGGGCGGCCTTGCCGAGGTTTCTCGATCCGCCGCGGTCGATAGCGATGGCGTGGCCCGGCTCGAGGTGCCTCTCGATCAGGTCGACGACATGCTGAAGAGCCTTGTGGTCAATGGGACCGAGGGCTCGGTGGCTGGCTTTTCGCTGGCAGGGCCGCAGCCGTTGCAGGAGACTTTCAAGGGTCTGCCGTTCACGCCGGAAGCGCTCTCATCCGTGCCATCGCTTCTGATATCGATACAGGGCGCGAGGGTATCGGTAACCAGCGGCGGGAAAACCGTTGAGGGAAACATTCTTGGGATCGAGACCAGGAAGGCTGGCGAGAATGCGCCAGTTCACTTGCTGACCGTTCTTGACAAGGATGGCGCGGTGGAGACGCTGGCGCTTGGCGAGGATGCGTCCGTCCGGATTGAAGATGCCGATATGAGAGCGAAGGTCGCCAAAGCGGCGGCAGCCATTGCCCGAGGCAAGAACGACAGCACCCGCATCATCGATATCAAGGTGAACGGTGCGAAGAGCAGCGGCGATATCGGTCTAACCTATGTCGTGCCGTCTCCGATCTGGAAAACGGCTTACAAAGTTGTGACCGGGGAAAATGGCAAAGCGCGCTTGCAGGCATGGACCGTGCTGGAAAACGCCAGTGGCGAAGATTGGAAGGGCGTAAAACTGACGTTGACGTCTGCCGAGCCGGTGACGCTGAAGCAGGGCCTGCACCAGCTCTACTGGAGAGAGCGGCAGGAGGTGCCAGTCGACACGGCTTCGAACAATGTCCCTGATCCCGATAGTGGAGACCTGTCCAACAGGCAGCGTCTCGCATCGGATGTCGAGGAACGAGCAGCCCCCGCGCCTGCTAAGGCAATGATGGGCGGCGTCAGCAGAAAGGCAAGCGCGTCTGCATACATGGCTGACGAGCTCGAAAAGCCGGCAGCGCCAATGCAAATGGCCGCAGCCAATCCGACCACTGCGACCGAAAGCGATATCTCGGCCACTTTTGAGCTTCCGGGGACTTACGATCTGGCAAATGGCAACACCTTGTCGGTGCCGATCGTGGATGCCGAACTGGATGCCGATATGGTGGACATGTATCGGGGAGGCAGCGCCTTTCCCAATCCGATCGCCGCCGTGATGCTCAAGAACACCGCAGGCGTCAGCATGCCGGCGGGAATTCTCACACTATACGACAGCAAGATCGGCTACGTCGGCGACTCCCAGCTATCCGCGTTGCCCAAGGGGGATACGCGCCTCGCCAGTTTCGCGACCGACCGAAAGGTATCGATCAGCGAGCAGCAGGCGCCAACTGAGGAGATTGCCTCTCTGAAGGTTTCGGATGGCGTGATGCAAGCAGTCGTTAAATATCGTCAGACGACAACCTACACTGTTTCAGGGGCGCTTGACGGCGAAAGGACTGTCATCGTCGAGCACCCGATCAGGGACGGTTGGTCATTTTCGTCGGGCGAAAGCTTCGGCAAGACGGCAACGCACCAGCGGCTCAAGGCAGTTGTGCCAGCGGCTACGGAAAAGACACTGACGGCGGTCGACGAGCAGCTCCAGAGTACCAGCTATGCTCTGGTCGATGCAGAGCCGGACATGCTGCTTGGATGGTCGGCTTCGACCCATGACAAGGTACTCACGGACAAGCTCGCAAATCTCGCAGACGCGCGCAAAAGGCAGGTCGCGATCCAGAACGAACTGGCGAGCCTCGATAGTGAAATCGAAAAAACCATCAATGAGCAGGAGCGGATAAGACACAATATCGGCGCCGTGCCTGACAATAGTGATCTGAAGAAGCGCTATTTGAAGGCTCTGGCGGATAGCGAGGATCAAATCGCTGCAATGAACGAAAGGCGCGATTCGGTGCAGGAGGAAAGCGATCGTCGAGGCGACCATGTGACGGACATCATCAGGACATTCTGA
- a CDS encoding YjhX family toxin, whose protein sequence is MDISRAEQRILHLLAQGGRIEIIRSETKKIEDASCFTRDGWLYPDFGIELFRKLRRLKAIRSTDGYPYRITEKGLKLVRAQLNNR, encoded by the coding sequence ATGGACATTTCCCGCGCCGAACAGCGCATCCTGCATCTGCTCGCCCAGGGCGGGCGCATTGAAATCATTCGTTCTGAAACCAAGAAGATCGAGGACGCGAGCTGCTTTACGCGCGACGGCTGGCTCTATCCCGATTTCGGGATTGAACTCTTTCGCAAGCTCAGACGCCTGAAGGCCATCAGGTCTACCGACGGCTATCCCTATCGGATCACGGAGAAGGGGCTGAAGCTGGTCAGGGCGCAATTGAATAATCGATAG
- a CDS encoding GNAT family N-acetyltransferase, protein MIHIRNAREGETEILTNIGLRSWRKAMGSVGGSEAMLESASDAFSNFTRDVWLTITVVELNGEIAGWAAREALDETISDFWIDPDYLRQGLGSALLARIEQDVLGQGLEKVSLQTHADNGEAIGFFKAHGYAIHWLSVVYSPKLDRDVPTLGLAKTLVDSSDGTYGSGL, encoded by the coding sequence ATGATCCATATTCGCAATGCTCGTGAGGGCGAAACGGAGATATTGACCAATATCGGCCTGCGGTCGTGGCGGAAGGCCATGGGGTCGGTCGGTGGCTCAGAGGCGATGCTGGAAAGTGCCAGCGATGCCTTCTCGAATTTCACCCGCGATGTCTGGTTGACGATTACCGTCGTCGAACTGAATGGGGAGATCGCCGGCTGGGCGGCGCGCGAGGCGCTGGACGAGACCATCTCCGATTTCTGGATCGACCCCGATTATCTGCGCCAAGGGCTCGGCTCGGCGTTGCTCGCGCGCATCGAGCAGGATGTTCTGGGGCAGGGGCTGGAGAAGGTCTCCTTGCAGACCCATGCCGACAACGGCGAGGCGATCGGTTTCTTCAAAGCCCATGGCTATGCCATCCATTGGCTCTCCGTCGTCTATTCTCCCAAGCTCGATCGCGACGTGCCGACGCTCGGTCTCGCCAAGACGCTGGTCGACAGCAGCGACGGGACATATGGTTCGGGCTTATAG
- the gatB gene encoding Asp-tRNA(Asn)/Glu-tRNA(Gln) amidotransferase subunit GatB, translating into MTLVDVRTPDPKRFIPGATGDWEIVIGMEVHAQVLSKSKLFSGASTEFGKPQNSNVSLVDAAMPGMLPVINEECVKQAVRTGLGLKAQINNRSIFDRKNYFYPDLPQGYQISQFKDPIVGEGKIVISLGPDRQGQFEDIEIGIERLHLEQDAGKSIHDQHATMSYVDLNRSGVALMEIVSKPDMRSSDEAKAYMTKLRSIVRYLGTCDGNMDEGSMRADVNVSVRRPGGEFGTRCEIKNVNSIRFIGQAIEYEARRQIGILEDGGSIDQETRLFDPNKGETRSMRSKEDAHDYRYFPDPDLLPLEFDDAFVTELAAHLPELPDDKKERFVRELGLSIYDASVLVSEKAIADYFETVAAGRDGKMAANWVINDLLGALNRTGKDIEETPVSPAQLGAIIDLIKAETISGKIAKDVFEIVLTEGGDPAEIVEARGMKQVTDTGAIEKAVDEIIAANPDQVAKVKAKPTLAGWFVGQVMKSTGGKANPQAVQALVKAKLGIEEE; encoded by the coding sequence ATGACCCTTGTCGACGTCCGCACACCAGATCCGAAGCGCTTCATTCCCGGTGCCACCGGCGATTGGGAGATTGTTATCGGGATGGAAGTCCATGCCCAGGTGTTGAGCAAATCCAAGCTCTTCTCCGGTGCTTCGACCGAGTTCGGCAAGCCACAGAATTCCAACGTCTCGCTGGTTGATGCCGCCATGCCTGGCATGTTGCCAGTTATCAACGAGGAATGCGTCAAGCAGGCCGTGCGTACTGGTCTTGGTCTTAAGGCGCAGATCAACAACCGTTCGATCTTCGACCGCAAGAACTATTTCTATCCCGACCTGCCGCAGGGCTATCAGATCTCGCAGTTCAAGGATCCGATCGTCGGCGAGGGCAAGATCGTCATCTCGCTCGGTCCGGATCGTCAGGGCCAGTTCGAGGATATCGAGATCGGCATCGAGCGCCTGCATTTGGAGCAGGACGCCGGCAAGTCGATACACGACCAGCACGCCACCATGTCCTATGTCGACCTGAACCGGTCCGGCGTGGCGCTGATGGAAATCGTCTCCAAGCCGGACATGCGCTCGTCGGATGAGGCCAAGGCCTATATGACCAAACTGCGTTCGATCGTGCGTTATCTCGGCACCTGCGACGGTAACATGGACGAAGGCTCGATGCGCGCTGACGTCAACGTTTCCGTGCGTCGCCCCGGCGGCGAGTTCGGCACGCGTTGCGAAATCAAAAACGTTAACTCCATCCGCTTCATCGGCCAGGCAATCGAATACGAAGCCCGCCGCCAGATCGGTATTCTGGAAGACGGCGGCTCCATCGATCAGGAAACCCGCCTGTTTGACCCGAACAAGGGCGAGACCCGCTCCATGCGCTCCAAGGAAGATGCGCATGACTATCGCTATTTCCCCGACCCGGACCTGCTGCCGCTCGAATTCGATGACGCCTTCGTCACGGAGCTTGCTGCGCATCTGCCGGAGCTGCCGGATGACAAGAAGGAGCGCTTCGTGCGTGAGCTTGGCCTGTCGATCTACGATGCCTCGGTGCTCGTCTCAGAAAAGGCGATTGCCGATTATTTCGAGACGGTTGCGGCGGGTCGTGACGGCAAAATGGCGGCGAACTGGGTGATCAACGACTTGCTGGGCGCCTTGAACAGAACCGGCAAAGACATTGAAGAGACTCCGGTTTCGCCCGCCCAGCTCGGCGCGATTATCGACCTCATCAAGGCCGAAACCATCTCCGGCAAGATCGCCAAGGACGTGTTCGAGATCGTGCTCACCGAAGGCGGCGACCCCGCCGAGATCGTCGAAGCCCGAGGGATGAAGCAGGTCACCGACACCGGCGCCATCGAGAAGGCCGTCGATGAGATCATCGCCGCCAATCCGGATCAGGTCGCCAAGGTCAAGGCCAAGCCGACACTTGCCGGCTGGTTCGTCGGCCAGGTGATGAAGTCGACCGGCGGCAAGGCCAATCCGCAGGCCGTGCAGGCCCTCGTCAAGGCCAAGCTCGGCATCGAAGAGGAATAA
- a CDS encoding GNAT family N-acetyltransferase, translating into MFFVRTAGEQDLEKVRALLRETWHATYDRLYGADKVSELHGSWHSLQSLRTRLARKNAEFLVADDGKNIGGMGYAAMSTELAKTVMLYMLYVSPRCQRQGIGRDIFAELETCFPDAEVMRLEVDPQNDPATAFYKAHGFVEVGRTENCGDAQSGIPALIFEKPLENH; encoded by the coding sequence GTGTTCTTTGTCCGCACCGCCGGCGAGCAGGACCTGGAAAAGGTCCGCGCTCTGCTGCGCGAAACCTGGCATGCGACCTACGATCGGCTTTATGGCGCGGACAAGGTCAGCGAGCTGCATGGTTCCTGGCATTCTCTCCAGTCCCTAAGGACACGGCTCGCCCGAAAGAACGCGGAGTTTCTCGTCGCGGACGACGGCAAAAACATCGGCGGCATGGGCTATGCCGCCATGTCGACGGAACTCGCGAAAACCGTCATGCTCTACATGCTCTATGTCAGCCCACGCTGCCAGCGCCAGGGCATCGGCCGCGACATCTTCGCCGAGCTGGAAACCTGCTTTCCTGACGCCGAAGTCATGCGGCTCGAAGTTGATCCCCAAAACGATCCGGCGACTGCCTTTTACAAAGCGCATGGTTTTGTCGAGGTTGGTCGCACGGAAAACTGCGGCGATGCGCAGTCGGGCATTCCGGCGCTGATATTCGAGAAGCCCCTCGAAAACCATTGA
- a CDS encoding GNAT family N-acetyltransferase, with protein sequence MNSADLIIREACESDLPALIALFAADAVGGHGDTIDPSAYDDYLRAFRTIEASFDQTLFAAELTGEVVGTFQTMITTSLNGRGSSAMIIEAVQTRNDLRGQGIGAAMIEFCITEAKSRGVRLVQLTSNAVRKDAHRFYERLGFKPTHLGFKMALK encoded by the coding sequence ATGAATAGTGCCGATTTGATCATTCGCGAGGCCTGCGAATCCGACCTACCAGCTTTGATCGCTCTTTTCGCCGCCGATGCTGTCGGCGGCCACGGCGATACCATCGATCCATCCGCCTATGACGACTATCTTCGGGCGTTCCGCACGATTGAAGCCTCATTCGATCAGACGCTCTTCGCCGCCGAGCTGACCGGCGAAGTTGTCGGCACGTTCCAGACGATGATCACGACATCTCTGAACGGGCGCGGCTCCTCCGCGATGATCATCGAGGCGGTGCAGACGCGCAACGACCTGCGCGGGCAGGGGATTGGCGCCGCAATGATCGAATTCTGCATCACCGAGGCAAAAAGTCGCGGTGTGCGGCTGGTGCAGCTGACATCGAACGCAGTGCGCAAGGATGCCCATCGTTTCTATGAGAGATTGGGTTTCAAGCCGACCCATCTGGGCTTCAAGATGGCTTTGAAATGA
- a CDS encoding NADH:ubiquinone oxidoreductase subunit NDUFA12 has protein sequence MWNLLLQTFTWWNGQTMGTRFATWRFGKRVGEDELGNVYYEGGMSSYGLQKRWVIYKGYAEASAIPPGWHGWMHHRTDVPPTKDNYVAKEWETGHRANPTGSPQAYRPPGSLAVAGERPRVTGDYDAWTPGN, from the coding sequence ATGTGGAATTTACTCCTGCAAACCTTCACTTGGTGGAATGGTCAGACGATGGGCACCCGCTTCGCGACATGGCGGTTCGGCAAGCGCGTCGGCGAGGATGAATTGGGCAATGTCTATTACGAGGGCGGCATGTCCTCCTATGGTCTTCAGAAGCGCTGGGTGATCTACAAGGGTTATGCCGAGGCTTCCGCCATTCCTCCGGGCTGGCACGGCTGGATGCATCACCGCACCGACGTTCCGCCGACCAAGGATAATTACGTCGCCAAGGAATGGGAAACAGGTCATCGCGCCAATCCCACCGGTTCGCCGCAGGCCTATCGTCCGCCGGGTTCGCTCGCCGTTGCCGGCGAACGTCCGCGCGTGACCGGCGACTATGACGCCTGGACGCCGGGCAACTGA
- a CDS encoding DUF2155 domain-containing protein, which produces MTFFTRSATLRAISAAVLAFAAGALLPPAAEAARISNPVAVFSGLDKITGRITTFDVYVNETVQFGALQVTPKACYSRDDNEQQKVDGFVEVDEITLDRRIRRIFTGWMFADSPGLNAVEHPIYDVWLKECKQKSDIPPPDSAGTK; this is translated from the coding sequence ATGACGTTTTTCACGCGGAGCGCTACTTTGCGTGCGATATCGGCAGCAGTTCTTGCCTTTGCCGCAGGAGCCTTGTTGCCACCGGCCGCCGAAGCCGCCCGTATTTCCAATCCCGTTGCCGTCTTCTCCGGTCTCGACAAGATCACCGGACGCATCACCACCTTCGATGTCTATGTCAACGAGACGGTGCAGTTCGGTGCCCTGCAGGTGACGCCGAAGGCTTGCTATTCGCGAGATGATAACGAGCAGCAGAAGGTCGATGGCTTTGTTGAAGTGGACGAGATCACCCTCGACCGCCGCATTCGCCGCATCTTCACCGGCTGGATGTTCGCCGACAGCCCCGGCCTTAACGCCGTCGAGCATCCGATCTATGACGTCTGGTTGAAAGAGTGCAAGCAGAAGTCGGATATCCCGCCGCCGGACTCGGCTGGCACCAAGTAA
- a CDS encoding DUF1062 domain-containing protein, with protein sequence MCTILRVRWTINPKTAPQPWIVCSGCGGLKPFRSSGKIRLNANGKKLDAWLVYKCAACDKTWNRTLFERQNVRGLAPATLEALQTNDLNWIRAQEFDLDALRRKAQRIDEFADANVQKEVLGETDGWTVLNIELAVAFPVSTRLDRLLAAELDISRSRLQALHRSGKLQTHPDRADAMRRRIKNGTSVVIDLTNETGRYPAEMSAASRRYDE encoded by the coding sequence ATGTGCACTATTTTAAGGGTCCGATGGACCATCAATCCCAAAACTGCCCCTCAGCCATGGATCGTCTGCAGCGGCTGCGGAGGCCTCAAGCCTTTCAGATCCAGCGGCAAGATCAGGCTCAACGCCAACGGCAAGAAACTCGACGCCTGGCTCGTCTATAAATGCGCGGCCTGCGACAAGACATGGAACCGAACGCTGTTCGAGCGCCAGAATGTTCGTGGGCTGGCGCCTGCCACTCTCGAGGCACTGCAAACCAACGATCTCAACTGGATACGGGCGCAGGAATTCGACCTCGATGCACTGAGGCGCAAGGCTCAGCGCATCGACGAATTTGCCGATGCCAATGTTCAGAAGGAGGTTCTGGGCGAAACGGACGGCTGGACCGTACTCAACATCGAGTTGGCGGTCGCGTTTCCTGTCAGTACGCGGCTGGACCGCCTGCTCGCCGCAGAACTCGACATCTCACGATCCCGGCTTCAGGCGCTGCATAGAAGCGGGAAACTGCAAACCCATCCGGATCGCGCTGACGCCATGCGGCGACGAATCAAGAATGGCACGAGCGTCGTCATTGATCTCACGAACGAAACCGGTCGATATCCGGCTGAGATGAGCGCCGCTTCGCGGAGATACGATGAGTAA
- a CDS encoding DUF2167 domain-containing protein produces the protein MKKYLAIAFLAALAATQAEAKSFHDMFGADAPEGAEGAVLKTLDFQQGAIKLAGASATLNVSDQFYYLNPQDTRKVLVQLWGNPDSAASNTFGMIFPAKYPPIDPHSWGAVIDYDGSGHVSDDDAASTDYTALLKQIQDAIQESNPEREKAGYDPITLVGWAEAPHYDKATHALHWARDLIFGKDPNGPHTLNYSVRVLGREGVTELDFIAGLEQLPEINAAIPSVINTVQYDSGKRYADFTNGDKIAAYSMAGMIAAGAGVKIAAKLGFLAVVLGFFKSFGVALLALKKGLILVVAGIVAAGRKILGLFRRNKNNDA, from the coding sequence TTGAAGAAATATCTTGCAATCGCATTTCTCGCCGCACTGGCCGCAACGCAGGCCGAGGCAAAATCCTTTCATGACATGTTCGGTGCCGATGCGCCTGAAGGCGCAGAGGGGGCAGTGCTCAAGACACTCGACTTCCAGCAGGGAGCGATCAAGCTTGCCGGGGCCAGCGCCACGCTGAACGTTTCGGATCAGTTCTACTATCTCAATCCGCAGGATACGCGGAAGGTGCTGGTCCAGCTCTGGGGCAACCCGGATAGCGCCGCCAGCAACACGTTTGGCATGATCTTCCCGGCGAAGTATCCGCCGATCGATCCGCACTCCTGGGGCGCGGTGATCGATTATGACGGCAGCGGCCATGTCTCCGACGACGATGCCGCCTCAACGGATTACACAGCGCTGCTGAAGCAGATCCAGGATGCGATCCAGGAGAGCAATCCGGAGCGCGAGAAGGCGGGCTACGATCCGATCACGCTGGTCGGCTGGGCCGAAGCGCCACATTATGACAAGGCGACCCATGCCCTCCACTGGGCACGCGACCTGATCTTCGGCAAGGATCCGAACGGTCCTCATACGCTGAACTATTCCGTGCGCGTCCTTGGCCGCGAAGGCGTGACGGAGCTTGATTTCATCGCTGGGCTCGAGCAGTTGCCAGAGATCAACGCGGCCATTCCCAGCGTCATCAACACGGTGCAGTATGACAGCGGCAAGCGCTATGCCGATTTCACCAACGGCGACAAGATCGCCGCCTATAGCATGGCGGGCATGATTGCTGCCGGTGCCGGCGTGAAGATCGCAGCAAAGCTCGGTTTCCTTGCCGTCGTCCTCGGCTTTTTCAAGAGCTTCGGCGTGGCGCTTCTGGCGCTGAAGAAGGGATTGATCCTTGTCGTCGCTGGCATCGTTGCTGCCGGCCGCAAGATCCTCGGCCTGTTTCGCCGCAACAAGAATAACGACGCGTAG
- the aat gene encoding leucyl/phenylalanyl-tRNA--protein transferase: MARPRGRNPGITPEILLRAYSIGLFPMAESADDPEIFWVEPELRGVLPLDNFHISKSLAKTIRQKPFDIRFDTDFDAVIAACAEQTNGRPSTWINKTIRALYSTLHHIGHAHSVEAWDGDMLVGGLYGVSLGSAFFGESMFSRRTDASKICLVHLVERLRDRGFTLLDTQFTTEHLKTFGAIDMPKDEYAKMLEKAMESPNLSFLDS; this comes from the coding sequence ATGGCACGGCCGCGCGGCAGAAATCCCGGCATTACTCCGGAGATTCTGCTGCGCGCCTATTCCATCGGGCTCTTCCCGATGGCGGAATCGGCGGATGATCCGGAAATCTTCTGGGTCGAGCCCGAATTGCGCGGCGTCTTGCCGCTCGACAACTTCCATATTTCGAAAAGCCTTGCGAAGACTATTCGGCAAAAGCCCTTCGATATCCGCTTCGACACGGATTTCGACGCCGTGATCGCCGCCTGTGCCGAGCAGACCAACGGCCGGCCCAGCACCTGGATCAACAAGACGATCCGAGCGCTCTATTCAACCCTCCACCATATCGGCCACGCCCATTCCGTCGAGGCGTGGGACGGCGACATGCTGGTCGGAGGGCTCTATGGCGTCTCGCTCGGTTCGGCCTTCTTCGGCGAGAGCATGTTCTCACGCCGCACGGACGCCTCGAAGATCTGCCTTGTGCATCTGGTCGAGCGCCTGAGAGATCGCGGCTTCACCCTCCTCGACACTCAGTTCACCACCGAGCACCTGAAGACATTCGGCGCGATCGACATGCCGAAGGACGAATACGCAAAGATGCTGGAAAAGGCGATGGAATCGCCCAATTTGAGCTTCTTAGACAGTTAA
- the accC gene encoding acetyl-CoA carboxylase biotin carboxylase subunit, whose amino-acid sequence MPMISKILIANRGEIALRVLRACKELGIATVAVHSTADADAMHVRLADESVCIGPPPSRDSYLNIHQIVAACEITGADAVHPGYGFLSENAKFADILDAHGITFIGPTADHIRIMGDKITAKTTALKLGIPVVPGSDGEVKTEAEALKTAKEIGYPVLIKATAGGGGRGMKVARTEADVVEAWSTARTEAAAAFGNESVYMEKYLGKPRHIEIQVFGDGEGNAIHLGERDCSLQRRHQKVWEEANSPALNVEQRMKIGQICADAMKKLKYRGAGTVEFLYENGEFYFIEMNTRLQVEHPVTEAITGIDLVHEQIRVASGGGLSVTQDEVHFHGHAIECRINAEDARTFVPSPGTITHFHAPGGLGVRIDSGAYQGYKIPPYYDSLIGKLIVHGRTRVECMMRLRRALDEFVVDGIKTTLPLFQDLVSNQDIANGDYDIHWLEDYLAKTSV is encoded by the coding sequence ATGCCCATGATTTCGAAGATACTCATAGCCAATCGCGGAGAGATCGCCCTCCGGGTGCTGCGCGCCTGCAAGGAGCTTGGCATCGCGACCGTTGCCGTGCACTCGACAGCCGACGCCGACGCGATGCATGTCCGTCTGGCGGATGAAAGCGTGTGCATCGGCCCGCCGCCGTCTCGCGACAGCTATCTCAACATCCATCAGATCGTTGCCGCCTGCGAGATCACCGGCGCCGACGCCGTGCATCCGGGCTATGGGTTCCTGTCGGAGAATGCCAAGTTCGCCGATATCCTCGATGCGCATGGGATCACCTTCATCGGCCCAACTGCGGACCATATCCGCATCATGGGCGACAAGATCACAGCCAAGACCACAGCGCTGAAGCTCGGCATTCCCGTCGTTCCCGGTTCGGACGGCGAAGTGAAGACCGAGGCGGAAGCGCTGAAGACGGCCAAGGAAATCGGCTATCCCGTGCTGATCAAGGCGACCGCCGGCGGCGGCGGCCGTGGCATGAAGGTTGCGCGCACGGAAGCGGACGTTGTTGAGGCCTGGTCGACGGCACGCACCGAGGCCGCAGCCGCCTTCGGCAACGAATCCGTCTACATGGAAAAATACCTCGGCAAGCCGCGGCATATCGAAATCCAGGTGTTCGGTGATGGCGAAGGCAATGCTATCCATCTCGGGGAACGCGACTGCTCGCTGCAGCGCCGCCACCAGAAGGTCTGGGAAGAAGCCAACTCACCGGCGCTCAACGTTGAGCAGCGCATGAAGATCGGCCAGATCTGCGCCGACGCCATGAAGAAGCTGAAATACCGCGGCGCCGGCACGGTCGAATTCCTCTACGAAAACGGCGAGTTCTATTTCATCGAAATGAACACCCGCCTGCAGGTGGAGCATCCGGTCACGGAAGCGATCACCGGCATCGATCTCGTGCACGAACAGATCCGCGTCGCTTCGGGCGGCGGTCTGTCGGTGACGCAGGACGAAGTGCATTTCCACGGTCATGCCATCGAATGCCGCATCAACGCTGAGGACGCGCGCACCTTCGTGCCCTCGCCCGGCACGATCACGCATTTTCATGCGCCCGGCGGTCTCGGCGTGCGCATCGATTCGGGTGCCTATCAGGGCTACAAGATCCCACCTTACTACGACAGCCTGATCGGCAAGCTGATCGTGCACGGCCGCACCCGCGTCGAATGCATGATGCGCCTGCGCCGTGCGCTGGATGAATTCGTGGTCGATGGCATCAAGACCACCTTGCCGCTGTTCCAGGATCTGGTTTCCAATCAGGATATCGCCAATGGCGATTACGATATCCATTGGCTGGAAGACTACCTGGCAAAGACCTCGGTCTAA
- the accB gene encoding acetyl-CoA carboxylase biotin carboxyl carrier protein → MAEKKTGIDQALIRDLANILNETDLTEIEVEQEDLRIRVSRAGTTQYVQAPIAAPAYAVAAPGAPAAAAAPVGKVRNPDSVISAPMVGTVYMASAPGAAAFIQVGSVVKEGQTLLIIEAMKTMNQIPAPKSGTVTEILIKDGSPVEYGEALVVIE, encoded by the coding sequence ATGGCTGAAAAGAAAACGGGTATCGACCAGGCGCTGATCCGCGACCTCGCCAATATTCTCAATGAAACCGATCTGACCGAGATCGAAGTCGAGCAGGAAGATTTGCGCATCCGCGTTTCCCGCGCCGGCACGACGCAATATGTTCAGGCGCCGATCGCAGCCCCGGCTTATGCCGTAGCGGCTCCAGGCGCTCCGGCAGCAGCCGCCGCTCCCGTCGGCAAGGTGCGCAACCCTGATAGCGTCATCAGCGCGCCGATGGTCGGCACGGTCTACATGGCGTCCGCGCCGGGTGCAGCCGCCTTCATCCAGGTCGGTTCGGTCGTCAAGGAAGGCCAGACGCTGTTGATCATCGAAGCGATGAAGACGATGAACCAGATTCCCGCGCCCAAGTCCGGCACCGTGACTGAAATCCTCATCAAGGATGGAAGCCCGGTCGAATACGGCGAAGCCCTGGTGGTCATCGAGTAA